A DNA window from Oscarella lobularis chromosome 8, ooOscLobu1.1, whole genome shotgun sequence contains the following coding sequences:
- the LOC136189824 gene encoding structural maintenance of chromosomes protein 2-like, translating to MRSRQRRRTPISKNMYVKEIVLDGFKSYAQRTVISGFDPLFNAITGLNGSGKSNILDAICFLLGISNLSQVRVVNLQELVYKSGQAGVTKATVTITFDNTDKNQSPVGYEGFDEITVCRQIVIGGRNKYLVNGVTVNNGRVQDLFRSVQLNVNNPHFLIMQGRITKVLNMKPPEILAMMEEAAGTRMYESKKASAVKTIAKKDSKLQEIEKILAEEITPTLEKLKEERASYLEFQNIGREIEHLNRLVVAYQYTKAEEIRKRSSGDTEEMMQQVKEWKDGIQQINEQLDKLQEEIAELERKRDAETGGSLKALEEKVDKEAMIVVKCKASVDNLKDQLAAEQKKKTDLEKSAEDESTVLAGKETQLATFEETFSQLQEAGHKATEKVERMRKHFQAISAGLCSSSDTGEDQTFADQLITYQNQVSTAQTEIKQAQMRLSQAQDELKKHGPSLKETERNYRQERKECDGLIEAANKLQMEISRLNFDESKKADLEKTRAVLDREVRQLQMQMNEMEQRFPSLQFEYKDPQRGFDRSKVHGLVAKLVKVRKISTATSLEVAAGGKLYNVVVDSEVTGKQLLQKGELKRRYTIIPLNKIAASTIKPQTVQRAKQLVGEENVHTALSLIGYDRDVKAAMEYVFGQTFVCESLEMTKKVTFDPKISTRSVSLDGDLMDPSGTLSGGSRPSRSSVLAALEKACKVEETLNAKVAQLDDVKRQLEGLESLSAKYHEKMGELELKRKEIERLEARLQHTVHHKQMEGIRKLHQTIAEQQEVIEEGKRTEKECSAKCKELEKKMKDSKGHRDKELKKAEKELNAAEKEAKELVKKMKDKEQERQAIELEVVELRKEVASIGEQAKVCDDAVEKLQKKIDESKEKLSQSEEQCRVARLALSEEKDKLKACNKDITARGRAKKKLEGEKNAAQLKVRDLEHTLERQSKETKEAGHTIEALVSKHEWILEEKKYFGQPGTGFDFKVHKPNDASQRLGQLEEQKKKLSRKVNMRAMNMLGKAEEKYQDLMKKREIVSNDKTKIEDVIHELDKKKEEALQKAHAQVNKDFGSIFSTLLPGTQAKLSPPEGLSVLDGLEVKVAFGDVWKENLTELSGGQRSLVALSLILSLLLFKPAPIYILDEVDAALDLSHTQNIGQMLKNHFQRSQFIVVSLKEGMFQNANVLFKTKFVDGVSTVTRRERQALPPVPTSARRDEEGDTSGKAKRPRVIKGKGTVGSC from the exons ATGCGTAGTAGGCAAAGGCGCCGGACTCCAATTTCAAAAAACATGTACGTgaaagaaatcgttctcGACGGTTTCAAGAGCTACGCTCAGCGTACCGTCATCAGCGGCTTCGATCCGCTTTTCAACGCTATAACGGGCCTCAATGGGAGCGGAAAGTCGAACATTCTCGACGCCATTTGCTTTCTCCTCGGAATATCGAACTTGTCGCAG GTTCGCGTCGTAAACCTGCAAGAATTGGTCTACAAGAGCGGACAGGCAGGCGTAACGAAGGCAACGGTCACGATCACATTCGACAACACGGACAAGAATCAGAGCCCCGTTGGATACGAGGGATTCGACGAAATCACCGTCTGCAGACAG ATTGTTATTGGGGGTCGTAATAAGTATTTGGTGAACGGCGTAACGGTGAACAATGGGCGCGTTCAAGATTTGTTTCGCTCTGTTCAACTCAACGTGAATAATCCTCATTTTTTGATCATGCAAGGACGAATTACGAAGGTTTTGAACATGAAACCGCCCGAG ATCTTGGCTATGATGGAGGAGGCGGCTGGAACTCGTATGTACGAAAGTAAAAAGGCGTCCGCCGTGAAGACGATCGCGAAGAAGGATAGCAAATTgcaagaaattgaaaag ATTTTGGCTGAAGAAATTACTCCAACATtggagaaattgaaagag GAGCGTGCTTCCTACTTGGAATTCCAGAATATTGGTCGAGAAATCGAGCATTTGAATCGGCTTGTGGTCGCCTATCAGTACACGAAAGCCGAG GAAAttcgaaaacgatcgtcAGGCGACACCGAAGAGATGATGCAGCAAGTGAAAGAATGGAAAGATGGGATTCAACAG aTAAACGAACAATTGGACAAATTGCAAGAGGAAATAGCAGAACTGGAACGAAAGCGAGACGCAGAAACGGGCGGATCGTTGAAAGCgttggaagaaaaagtcgataAAGAAGCCATG ATTGTGGTGAAGTGCAAGGCTAGCGTCGACAATTTGAAAGACCAATTAGCCGccgagcagaagaagaaaacggatcTCGAGAAATCGGCAGAAGAC GAATCGACTGTCCTGGctggaaaagaaacgcagCTTGCCACGTTCGAAGAGACATTCTCCCAGCTTCAAGAAGCGGGTCACAAGGCAACGGAAAAAGTGGAACGAATGCGGAAGCACTTTCAAGCAATTTCAGCGGGCCTATGCAGCAGTTCAGACACGGGAGAAGACCAAACGTTTGCCGACCAACTCATCACCTATCAGAATCAAGTCAGCACAGCTCAAACCGAAATCAAACAAGCGCAAATGAG acTAAGCCAGGCTCAGGATGAGCTCAAGAAGCACGGACCGTCTCTTAAAGAGACGGAGAGGAACTATAGGCAGGAGAGAAAGGAGTGCGATGGTTTGATAGAAGCTGCTAATAAGTTGCAG ATGGAAATTTCGCGGTTGAATTTTGACGAGAGCAAGAAAGCTGATTTGGAGAAAACTCGTGCGGTGCTGGATCGAGAAGTGAGGCAATTGCAAATGCAGATGAATGAAATGGAACAGAG GTTTCCTAGCTTGCAGTTTGAGTACAAGGATCCCCAACGAGGATTTGACAGAAGCAAA GTTCACGGCCTCGTTGCCAAGCTTGTCAAAGTTCGCAAAATATCTACGGCGACGTCTCTCGAGGTTGCAGCCGGTGGAAAA ttatacaacgtcgtcgtggaCTCGGAAGTGACAGGAAAGCAGCTGCTACAGAAAGGAGAGCTCAAACGTCGATACACGATTATTCCCCTTAACAAAATAGCCGCGTCAACAATCAAACCCCAAACGGTTCAAAGAGCGAAACAACTT GTCGGGGAAGAAAATGTTCATACAGCACTTTCATTGATTGGGTACGATCGAGACGTCAAGGCGGCTATGGAATACGTTTTCGGTCAGACGTTTGTTTGCGAGTCATTGGAAATGACCAAAAAG gtgacTTTTGATCCGAAGATCAGTACGAGGTCCGTTTCACTGGACGGTGATCTAATGGATCCGTCTGGGACTTTGTCTGGAG GATCTCGTCCGTCTCGTTCGTCTGTTTTGGCTGCTCTAGAGAAGGCGTGCAAGGTGGAAGAAACGCTCAACGCTAAAGTAGCTCaactcgatgacgtcaaaagacaATTGGAAGGTCTCGAAAGTCTTTCTGCCAA GTATCACGAAAAAATGGGTGAACTGGAATTGAAGCGAAAGGAGATTGAACGACTGGAAGCCAGGCTACAACACACTGTACATCACAAGCAGATGGAAGGCATCAGAAAATTGCATCAGACGATAG CGGAACAACAGGAAGTCATTGAAGAGGGAAAGAGAACGGAGAAAGAATGCTCTGCTAAATGCAAGGaacttgaaaagaaaatgaag gaTTCGAAAGGGCACCGAGACAAAGAGCTGAAGAAAGCCGAGAAAGAGCTAAATGCcgctgaaaaagaagcaaaggaactggtcaaaaaaatgaaggaCAAAGAGCAGGAACGACAAGCCATTGAATTGGAAGTGGTGGAACTGAGAAAGGAAGTAGCAAGCATAGGAGAACAG GCGAAAGtctgcgacgacgccgtgGAGAAATtacagaagaaaatcgatgaATCCAAAGAAAAACTTTCGCAATCCGAA GAACAATGTAGGGTCGCCAGACTTGCTCTTAGCGAGGAGAAAGACAAACTGAAGGCCTGCAATAAAGACATAACGGCTCGAGGAAgggcgaaaaagaaattggaagGAGAGAAGAATGCCGCTCAGTTGAAAGTCAGAGATCTCGAACACACTCTCGAGAGACAGAGCAAGGAAACCAAAGAAGCAGGGCACACG ATCGAGGCCTTGGTTTCCAAACACGAGTGGATtctcgaggagaaaaaatacTTTGGCCAGCCGGGCACTGGATTTGATTTTAAAGTTCACAAGCCGAACGATGCGTCGCAGCGACTCGGGCAGTTGGAAGAGCAGAAA aaaaaattgtctCGAAAGGTCAACATGAGAGCTATGAATATGTTAGGAAAGGCAGAGGAAAAG TATCAAGACTtgatgaaaaagagagaaatcgtttcaaacgacaagacgaaaatcgaagacgtcATTCACGAGTTGgacaagaagaaagaggaagctCTTCAAAAGGCTCACGCTCAAGTCAATAAG gatTTTGGCTCAATCTTCTCAACTCTTCTTCCCGGCACGCAAGCTAAGCTTTCTCCGCCTGAAGGACTCTCGGTTCTCGATGGGCTCGAAGTCAAAGTAGCCTTTGGCGACGTCTGGAAGGAAAATCTCACAGAACTGAGCGGAGGACAACG ATCTCTCGTTGCTTTATCTCTGATTTTGTCTCTGCTGCTGTTCAAGCCGGCTCCGATTTATATTCTCGATGAAGTCGACGCCGCACTCGACTTGTCTCACACGCAGAACATCGGGCAAATGCTCAAGAATCACTTCCAGCGCTCTCAATTCATTGTCGTCTCGCTCAAGGAAGGAATGTTTCAGAATGCCAACGTTCTGTTCAAGACGAAAtttgttgacggcgtttcgacTGTTACTCGACGGGAGAGGCAAGCTCTTCCGCCAGTCCCAACGTCTGCTagacgagacgaagaggGGGATACGTCCGGTAAGGCAAAACGACCCAGAGTGATAAAAGGAAAAGGTACCGTTGGCTCCTGTTAG
- the LOC136189847 gene encoding uncharacterized protein: MFRAYFLLVLVASLHAFGETQATSSETCHKDGDCSDTSALPSVTVIIPTCYHRHRFHENVLKAFEHQTYEGDMRLLVHDGACGKSDSSKSEISSIFDEASKADGGARVEYHYDPTTSEKPGENGVMSLGAKRNWLLDRVKTDLVAHFDDDDYYGPDYLKEMIRRMRENEADLVKLDGWFMYGEDYSNGEKRDAFVYYDFSNGNKLGWGWTLMYKRNLWEEFKYADKMFMEEDGFVNDISRKGYKVHTFGDHDFLALKIVTNSFVRATGMPLCVSQRSGVRSCYRYDLPRFMLFKGFGDRIKPWLQMWDKK; encoded by the exons ATGTTCCGTGCGTATTTTCTCCTCGTACTCGTAGCGAGTCTGCACGCGTTTGGCGAGACCCAAGCGACTTCCTCGGAGACCTGCCACAAGGACGGAGACTGCTCGG ACACTTCCGCTTTGCCGAGCGTCACGGTCATCATTCCAACGTGCTACCATCGCCACCGATTCCACGAGAACGTGCTCAAAGCGTTCGAACATCAGACGTACGAAGGCGATATGCGTCTTCTCGTGCACGACGGCGCCTGCGGCAAATccgattcgtcgaaaagcgaaatttcgtcaattttcgacgaagcgtcgaaagCCGACGGAGGCGCGCGCGTCGAGTACCATTacgatccgacgacgtcggagaaACCGGGAGAGAACGGCGTCATGTCGTTGGGAGCGAAACGCAATTGGCTTCTCGATCGAGTCAAAACGGATCTTGTCGctcatttcgacgacgacgattattACGGGCCGGACTATCTGAAAGAAATGATACGACGGATGAGGGAGAATGAAGCTGATCTAGTAAAATTAGACG GTTGGTTTATGTATGGGGAGGATTACTCGAATGGGGAGAAACGAGACGCTTTTGTCTACTACGATTTTTCTAACGGCAATAAACTCGGATGGGGATGGACTTTGATGTATAAGAGAAATCTTTGGG AGGAATTCAAGTACGCTGATAAAATGTTTATGGAGGAAGACGGTTTTGTGAATGACATTAGTAGGAAAGGATACAA gGTCCATACGTTTGGTGATCACGACTTTTTAGCATTGAAG attgTTACGAATTCATTTGTACGAGCGACGGGCATGCCCTTGTGCGTCAGTCAGCGATCGGGAGTGAGGTCATGCTATCGCTACGATTTACCGAGATTTATGTTATTCAAAG GTTTCGGTGATCGGATCAAACCGTGGCTACAAATGTGGGACAAAAAATAG
- the LOC136189853 gene encoding U2 small nuclear ribonucleoprotein A'-like, with translation MVKLTPNLIANSPQFMNPVREWELDLRGNKIPVIENLGCTLDQFDTIDFSDNDIRKLDGFPLLKRLKCLFLNNNRILRISEGIEHSIPSLRELILTNNSIQDLGDIDPLAALRDLTHLSLLKNPVTSHSRYRLYVIHKIPQLRILDFQRIKQKERDEATAIFGGEKGKEVAKDLEKTFVPGRGVVAPGKGAVEKSRQTSADIAAIKKAISEAKSLDEMKRLEMLLSKGQVPGREKKSGTVEEDEPEEMETTTNGRAL, from the exons ATGGTCAAACTAACGCCGAACCTAATAGCAAATTCGCCTCAGTTTATGAACCCCGTCAGAGAATGGGAACTAGATTTAagag GCAACAAAATTCCGGTCATCGAAAACCTCGGCTGCACGCTG GACCAATTCGATACAATCGACTTTTCCGATAACGATATACGCAAATTAGACGGATTTCCCTTACTAAAACGACTCAAATGCCTCTTTCTCAACAATAATCGTATACT cCGAATTTCGGAGGGAATCGAGCATTCCATACCGAGCCTCCGAGAACTGATTCTCACGAATAATTCTATTCAAGATCTA GGAGATATTGATCCATTGGCGGCGCTGCGAGATCTCACTCATTTGAG TCTGTTGAAAAATCCGGTCACATCTCATAGTCGCTATCGACTGTATGTCATTCATAAGATACCGCAATTGAGAATTTTAGATTTTCAGAGAATTAAACAGAAG GAAAGAGACGAAGCGACTGCCATATTTGgcggcgaaaaaggaaaagaggtCGCAAAGGATTTAGAGAAAAC GTTTGTACCTGGTCGTGGTGTTGTTGCCCCCGGCAAGGGTGCCGTCGAAAAGTCGAGGCAGACTTCAGCTGACATCGCAGCTATCAAGAAGGCCATATCAGAAGCCAAGTCATTGGACGAGATGAAAAGGCTTGAAATGCTTCTGAGTAAGGGCCAGGTGCCtgggagagaaaagaaaagcggcaCAGTAGAGGAAGATGAACCTGAAGAAATGGAGACTACTACTAACGGACGTGCACTATAA